From a single Streptomyces sp. NBC_01264 genomic region:
- a CDS encoding IS1380 family transposase encodes MSELTEWSEGLSLSAGGRKLVGKAGIVPVRRLADKIGLTGALSGALVRRGFHPVHDRGGVLVSAACAVLLGARSIAGIAVMRQAALVLGRPASASTLYRTLDAIGPVQLAKITSARAKVRSRVHDLLDLRPGGFPWIRVDGRPLTGWSVLDVDASFVPAHSDKEGAEPHRKGFGLHPLLVFLDNTDEHLVCRLRPGSAGANTAEDHIEVSTEAVRQLPTRRRRKVLFRADGAGATKEWLAWITSGGGNKANTWEYSVGWSRDEDFWTGLAKVPEKAWTPALDAKGDPRQDAALVEITDLLGLSGWPPGLRIIIRREPVHPKYTKDLKPYEQTTGFRYTVIATNTVGRQLQWLDARHRAHAHVESGIRRSKALTLLRLPSFKFALNQAWCTLLALAMDLLSWLQLLALDGRLARAEPAAVRTDLLDVPAKLTDHARRRELKLDPAWPASHHVVAAWERVQALPDPG; translated from the coding sequence GTGTCGGAGCTTACCGAGTGGTCGGAGGGCCTGTCGCTGTCGGCGGGCGGACGGAAGCTGGTGGGCAAGGCCGGGATCGTGCCGGTGCGGCGTCTGGCGGACAAGATCGGGCTGACCGGCGCGCTCAGCGGCGCGTTGGTGCGGCGGGGCTTCCATCCGGTCCATGACCGGGGTGGGGTGCTGGTGTCCGCAGCGTGTGCGGTGCTGCTGGGCGCGCGTTCGATCGCCGGGATCGCGGTGATGCGGCAGGCGGCGCTGGTGCTGGGCCGGCCGGCCTCGGCCTCGACGCTGTACCGGACACTGGACGCGATCGGCCCGGTCCAGCTGGCGAAGATTACCTCGGCGCGGGCGAAGGTCCGCTCTCGCGTCCATGACCTGCTTGACCTTCGCCCGGGCGGCTTCCCGTGGATACGCGTGGACGGCAGGCCGCTGACCGGATGGAGTGTGCTGGACGTCGATGCTTCCTTCGTGCCCGCGCACTCGGACAAGGAGGGTGCCGAGCCGCACCGCAAGGGTTTCGGCCTGCACCCGCTGCTGGTGTTCCTGGACAACACCGACGAGCACCTGGTGTGCCGGCTCCGGCCCGGCAGTGCGGGCGCGAACACCGCCGAAGACCACATCGAGGTCTCCACGGAGGCGGTGCGGCAGTTGCCGACCCGCCGCCGTAGGAAGGTCCTCTTCCGCGCCGACGGCGCCGGCGCAACGAAGGAGTGGCTCGCCTGGATCACCTCCGGTGGTGGCAACAAGGCCAACACCTGGGAGTACTCGGTCGGCTGGAGCCGGGACGAGGACTTCTGGACCGGCCTGGCCAAGGTCCCCGAGAAAGCGTGGACGCCCGCGCTCGACGCAAAGGGCGACCCCCGCCAGGACGCCGCCCTGGTCGAGATCACCGACCTCCTCGGCCTCTCGGGCTGGCCACCGGGCCTGCGGATCATCATCCGTCGCGAGCCCGTCCACCCCAAGTACACCAAGGACCTCAAGCCCTACGAGCAGACGACCGGGTTCCGGTACACCGTGATCGCCACGAACACCGTCGGCCGGCAACTGCAGTGGCTGGACGCACGCCACCGGGCCCACGCGCACGTGGAGTCCGGGATCCGCAGGTCAAAGGCGCTGACCCTACTGCGGCTGCCATCGTTCAAGTTCGCCCTCAACCAGGCCTGGTGCACCCTGCTCGCCCTGGCCATGGACCTGCTGTCCTGGCTGCAACTGCTCGCACTCGACGGGCGCCTTGCCCGTGCCGAGCCCGCCGCCGTCCGCACCGACCTGCTCGACGTCCCCGCCAAGCTGACCGACCACGCCCGCCGCCGCGAACTCAAGCTCGACCCTGCCTGGCCCGCCTCCCACCATGTCGTCGCCGCATGGGAACGGGTCCAGGCCCTGCCCGACCCCGGCTGA
- a CDS encoding cold-shock protein, whose translation MQRGRVKWFNITKGFGFIKPEGSDQDIFVHISAVSAAGLNTLNDDQEIEFEIEENQKNGKASAINLKVVD comes from the coding sequence ATGCAGCGAGGACGAGTGAAGTGGTTCAACATCACCAAGGGGTTCGGTTTCATCAAGCCGGAGGGCAGCGACCAAGACATCTTCGTCCACATTTCCGCCGTCTCGGCAGCAGGCCTGAACACCCTCAATGACGACCAGGAGATTGAGTTCGAGATCGAGGAGAACCAGAAGAACGGCAAGGCGTCCGCCATCAATCTGAAGGTTGTGGACTAG
- a CDS encoding transposase, with product MLLEGLRSRRAQPCAVSRDVISDEAWAVLEPLFPAVKATGRPQIDRRTVVEATAWRFRTGAPVQRLETGRGDVAGGGTATG from the coding sequence GTGTTGCTAGAGGGTCTTCGAAGTCGTCGGGCGCAGCCTTGTGCTGTGTCGCGTGACGTGATCTCTGATGAGGCGTGGGCCGTGCTCGAGCCTCTGTTTCCCGCTGTGAAGGCTACGGGCCGTCCGCAGATAGACCGACGCACGGTGGTCGAGGCGACGGCGTGGCGGTTTCGCACCGGGGCGCCGGTTCAGCGCTTGGAAACCGGGCGGGGCGATGTGGCCGGGGGCGGGACCGCAACCGGCTGA
- a CDS encoding DUF317 domain-containing protein: MDWTAPTTDGAGLRFDTHVKQGNPLPAWTIWGGNAADNFTWAIRLSTHAPTSLIQDITFELAHGYSHQPPPLRATGSAPNLIHQPVAVPPPATSPRPVSKR, from the coding sequence ATCGACTGGACCGCACCCACCACCGACGGGGCAGGCCTCCGCTTCGACACCCACGTCAAGCAAGGAAACCCGCTGCCGGCTTGGACCATCTGGGGCGGCAACGCGGCCGACAATTTCACATGGGCCATCCGCCTCTCCACACACGCCCCCACATCCCTGATCCAGGACATCACCTTCGAACTCGCGCACGGCTACAGCCACCAGCCGCCCCCACTCCGCGCCACCGGCTCAGCCCCCAACCTCATCCATCAGCCGGTTGCGGTCCCGCCCCCGGCCACATCGCCCCGCCCGGTTTCCAAGCGCTGA